One genomic segment of Capricornis sumatraensis isolate serow.1 chromosome 6, serow.2, whole genome shotgun sequence includes these proteins:
- the TMEM215 gene encoding transmembrane protein 215, translating into MRPDDINPRTGLVVALVSVFLVFGFMFTVSGMKGETLGNIPLLAIGPAICLPGIAAIALARKTEGCTKWPENELLWVRKLPCFRKPKDKEVVELLRTPSDLESGKGSSDELAKKAGLRGKPSLQGQGELPMASSIATPTPMEEGECQSPGQSGRREETSRYLDGYCPSGSSLTYSALDAKCSAWDRSEHPEPEDSIFFVPQDSIIVCSYKQNSPYDRYCCYINQSQGRWDHETIV; encoded by the coding sequence ATGAGGCCCGATGACATCAACCCGAGGACTGGGCTGGTTGTGGCCCTGGTCAGTGTCTTCCTGGTCTTTGGCTTCATGTTCACCGTCTCTGGGATGAAAGGAGAGACTCTGGGAAACATCCCCCTCCTGGCCATAGGGCCCGCCATCTGCCTGCCAGGCATTGCGGCCATTGCCCTGGCCAGGAAAACCGAGGGCTGCACCAAGTGGCCCGAGAATGAGCTGCTGTGGGTCCGAAAGCTGCCTTGCTTCCGGAAACCCAAGGACAAGGAGGTGGTGGAACTGCTGAGGACCCCTTCAGACCTGGAGTCAGGCAAAGGGAGTTCAGATGAGCTGGCTAAGAAGGCGGGCCTCAGGGGGAAGCCTTCCCTCCAAGGGCAGGGTGAGTTGCCTATGGCCAGCTCCATCGCCACCCCCacacccatggaggaaggagaatGCCAGAGCCCTGGCCAGAGCGGGCGTCGGGAGGAGACCTCCAGATACTTGGATGGCTACTGTCCCTCGGGCAGCTCCCTCACCTATAGTGCCTTGGATGCCAAGTGCTCAGCCTGGGACAGGTCTGAGCACCCTGAGCCCGAGGATAGCATCTTCTTCGTGCCCCAGGACAGTATCATTGTTTGCTCCTACAAGCAGAACAGCCCCTATGACAGATACTGTTGTTACATCAATCAGAGCCAAGGCAGGTGGGACCACGAGACGATAGTCTAA